The proteins below are encoded in one region of Bremerella sp. P1:
- the purE gene encoding 5-(carboxyamino)imidazole ribonucleotide mutase: MSQANQPLVGVIMGSKSDWETMRNACEILESFEVPYEKRVVSAHRTPAWMNEYATTAQSRGIKIIIAGAGGAAHLPGMVASQTTLPVLGVPVKSRALNGLDSLLSIVQMPGGIPVGTLAIGDAGAKNAGLLAVRILATTDTDLQERLAKFQEEQTQKVLEDSQL, translated from the coding sequence ATGTCCCAAGCAAACCAGCCGCTGGTTGGCGTGATCATGGGCAGCAAGTCCGATTGGGAAACCATGCGGAATGCCTGTGAGATTTTGGAATCGTTTGAGGTCCCGTACGAGAAGCGGGTTGTCTCTGCGCATCGAACCCCAGCCTGGATGAATGAATATGCCACGACGGCACAAAGTCGTGGAATCAAAATCATCATTGCCGGGGCCGGCGGGGCAGCTCACCTGCCTGGCATGGTCGCCTCGCAGACGACACTTCCGGTTTTGGGCGTGCCCGTCAAAAGCCGAGCTCTCAATGGCCTCGATTCACTGCTTTCGATCGTACAGATGCCTGGCGGAATTCCTGTCGGCACGCTTGCGATCGGAGATGCAGGTGCTAAAAACGCTGGCCTCCTGGCAGTAAGAATTCTGGCAACCACCGATACCGATCTCCAAGAGCGGCTCGCCAAGTTCCAGGAAGAACAAACGCAGAAAGTTCTAGAGGATTCCCAGCTGTGA
- a CDS encoding 5-(carboxyamino)imidazole ribonucleotide synthase — protein MTKTILPGGTLGVLGSGQLGRMFAIAARRMGYRVHVLSPETDTPTGQVADVEITASYDDLDAVARFAEQVDVVTFEFENVPLATVDVVNQKVPVRPAGRVLHTTQHRLREKSFLRDHGFPVANFHAIREAADLEGVPDQLLPGVLKTAAWGYDGKGQVKVANREELNTAWKDELKQEAILEQLVNFEREFSVVAARGMDGHVECYTPIENIHVNHILDVSVSPGRLSEKATTEAMEIAKAVLTELDVVGVLCVEFFLAPGDTLLINELAPRPHNSGHLTIDAHVTCQFEQQVRTICGLPLGSTRQLRPAAMINLLGDVWEPGTPDWAAACSDPDVKLHLYGKHEPRIGRKMGHMTVTADTVDTAIDSAYAAKGCLQGK, from the coding sequence GTGACAAAGACCATTCTTCCGGGCGGAACCCTCGGAGTCCTTGGAAGTGGACAACTCGGCCGAATGTTCGCCATCGCGGCACGACGCATGGGCTATCGCGTTCATGTTCTATCACCGGAAACCGATACGCCAACTGGCCAAGTCGCCGACGTTGAGATCACCGCCAGCTATGATGACCTAGACGCTGTTGCTCGCTTCGCTGAGCAGGTTGATGTCGTCACGTTCGAGTTTGAAAACGTCCCCCTGGCAACGGTCGATGTGGTGAACCAAAAGGTGCCCGTCCGACCAGCCGGCCGCGTTCTGCATACCACGCAGCATCGCCTTCGCGAAAAGTCGTTCCTACGCGATCACGGATTCCCGGTCGCCAACTTCCACGCCATTCGCGAAGCTGCTGACCTCGAAGGTGTCCCCGATCAACTTCTGCCAGGCGTATTGAAGACGGCTGCTTGGGGCTACGACGGCAAAGGGCAAGTCAAAGTTGCCAATCGTGAGGAATTGAATACGGCCTGGAAAGACGAGCTAAAGCAAGAAGCCATTCTTGAGCAGTTGGTAAACTTCGAGAGAGAATTCTCGGTTGTCGCAGCCCGTGGCATGGACGGTCACGTCGAATGCTACACACCGATCGAGAACATCCACGTGAACCACATCTTGGATGTCTCCGTCTCGCCGGGTCGACTATCCGAGAAAGCCACGACCGAAGCGATGGAAATTGCCAAGGCCGTTTTAACCGAGCTCGATGTGGTCGGCGTGCTGTGTGTCGAGTTCTTTCTTGCTCCCGGTGACACGCTGCTCATCAACGAACTCGCTCCTCGTCCGCATAATTCGGGTCACCTGACGATCGATGCGCACGTTACCTGTCAGTTTGAGCAGCAAGTCCGCACGATCTGCGGTCTTCCATTGGGGTCTACCCGGCAACTGAGACCCGCTGCGATGATCAATCTGCTGGGGGACGTCTGGGAGCCCGGCACGCCGGATTGGGCAGCCGCTTGTTCCGACCCCGATGTCAAGTTGCATCTGTACGGCAAGCACGAGCCACGCATAGGCCGAAAGATGGGGCACATGACCGTCACGGCGGACACGGTGGATACAGCCATCGACTCTGCCTATGCGGCCAAGGGTTGCCTTCAGGGCAAGTGA
- a CDS encoding NAD(P)-dependent alcohol dehydrogenase — translation MATAEADPEVHTNLMQAVVLEQYGDEENLKIESIPWPKITADQVLIRVQAASVNPIDWKIRQGMLKWIIPAQLPATLGFDVAGEIAEVGYSAKQQGWNVGDQVMAFSDQALGGGYAEYIAVDSKVIVAKPGGCSFEEAAAIPLAATTAWKALVKLGQLHAGDDVLINGASGGVGTYAVQIAKALGANVTAVCSLDNHQLVRELGADDTIDYHATQFTRVGRTFDIVFDAVSKSSFHECRRILKPQGHYIATLPSVESVGMSMISRFQKQSCHVVLARPDGDILKSLTALANEGKLRTVLDTVFPLNEVAAAHRKSEGGHVVGKIVLHVSNEMPDEKSQPEQ, via the coding sequence GTGGCAACCGCAGAAGCAGACCCTGAAGTTCACACCAACTTGATGCAGGCTGTCGTCCTTGAGCAGTACGGCGACGAAGAGAATCTCAAGATCGAGAGTATTCCTTGGCCGAAGATTACAGCCGACCAGGTTCTCATCCGCGTGCAGGCTGCCAGCGTGAATCCGATCGACTGGAAGATTCGCCAGGGGATGCTCAAGTGGATCATCCCTGCACAACTGCCAGCGACGCTAGGCTTTGACGTTGCCGGTGAAATAGCTGAAGTCGGCTACAGTGCCAAGCAGCAGGGTTGGAACGTTGGTGATCAAGTGATGGCGTTCTCCGATCAAGCTCTCGGTGGCGGCTATGCCGAGTATATTGCCGTCGATTCGAAAGTGATCGTCGCGAAGCCTGGGGGGTGTTCGTTTGAGGAGGCCGCTGCCATCCCGCTAGCCGCAACTACGGCTTGGAAAGCATTGGTCAAGCTCGGACAACTTCACGCTGGCGACGATGTGCTCATTAATGGCGCCTCAGGCGGAGTCGGTACTTACGCCGTTCAGATCGCGAAGGCCCTCGGGGCTAACGTGACCGCTGTTTGCAGCCTGGACAACCACCAGTTGGTTCGAGAATTAGGCGCGGATGACACCATCGACTACCACGCCACTCAGTTCACTCGCGTCGGGAGGACGTTTGACATCGTGTTCGACGCGGTTAGCAAATCTTCATTCCACGAATGCCGGCGAATCTTGAAACCGCAGGGCCACTACATCGCAACGCTGCCATCGGTGGAAAGCGTGGGCATGTCAATGATTTCGAGATTTCAAAAGCAATCATGCCATGTTGTGCTGGCTCGACCTGATGGAGACATCCTAAAGTCGCTGACAGCTTTAGCTAACGAGGGTAAGTTGCGAACGGTCTTGGATACCGTCTTCCCACTCAACGAAGTCGCCGCGGCACACCGCAAGAGCGAAGGAGGGCACGTCGTAGGCAAGATTGTGTTGCATGTCTCAAATGAGATGCCGGACGAGAAGTCACAACCCGAACAGTAA